The proteins below are encoded in one region of Effusibacillus dendaii:
- a CDS encoding ATP-dependent helicase produces the protein MMRTYEAFFNQLKSVGIQLNELQKQAVTHQGGPLVVFAGPGSGKTTVLTCRASYLMQVVQIEPRHLLIVTFTKAAAREMSDRLASLPGMDAIRAQSARIGTFHSVFLRILLQVMGSVPKLLEDREQRQVLRQLLLAAGKEGSPEETAELTAKIGLCKNKLIMPQQIRAKKQENIEFKKIFEQYEEWKQEHHRWDYDDIQVACYRLLAERPDVRNEYAGRYRHILVDEFQDTNLVQYAILKMLSTKAELTLVGDDDQSIYRFRGAEVDYLLSFEQQHRATKIVLATNYRSAEPIIATAKASINHNQKREPKHYTGINRSGERPLLITPSDEHREAVEIAKRIDRMLQNGDSSRNIAVLYRTNLQGQAVVEQLALRSIPFSLQESEDQFYRRWQVHDLVCYFKLACNLSDWDSFKQIVNRPNRFINETGLQTWLVSPTQNTDLAQLSKSPLVPRQPRHKLQELTWDLKKITGMSPQEALRFVRKKIGYDRYLESFVAQTGQNRQTVFEPVELLEQIVRPFGSVADFLAHVEKLRSAIDQAGGTDNGVQFMTFHRAKGLEFKTVFLVGVVNGIVPHNKSLSAKHGMEALEEERRLFYVGLTRAKDRLILSAPKQYRGEKVKQSPFLKEIADTIRLAEVGP, from the coding sequence ATGATGAGAACGTACGAAGCTTTTTTTAACCAACTGAAAAGTGTTGGCATACAGCTGAATGAATTGCAAAAACAGGCGGTCACCCATCAGGGTGGACCGCTTGTTGTATTTGCTGGACCGGGCAGCGGCAAAACGACCGTTTTAACCTGCCGGGCGTCTTATCTGATGCAGGTTGTCCAGATTGAACCACGCCATTTGTTAATTGTGACGTTTACGAAGGCGGCAGCCCGGGAAATGTCTGATCGATTGGCTTCTCTCCCCGGTATGGATGCGATACGGGCGCAATCCGCACGAATTGGAACTTTTCATTCGGTATTTCTCCGGATTCTGTTGCAAGTCATGGGCAGTGTTCCGAAGTTACTTGAAGACCGGGAACAGAGGCAGGTGCTCCGTCAATTATTGTTGGCTGCCGGGAAGGAAGGCAGTCCGGAGGAAACAGCCGAACTGACCGCTAAAATAGGCTTGTGTAAAAACAAGTTGATCATGCCACAGCAGATTCGTGCCAAAAAACAGGAGAACATTGAATTCAAAAAGATTTTTGAGCAGTATGAGGAATGGAAACAGGAGCATCACCGATGGGACTATGATGACATTCAAGTCGCCTGTTACCGCTTGTTGGCAGAGCGGCCGGACGTACGCAACGAGTATGCGGGGCGCTACCGGCATATTTTGGTCGATGAGTTTCAGGACACGAATCTGGTTCAATACGCGATCTTAAAAATGCTGTCAACAAAAGCCGAACTGACTCTTGTCGGGGATGATGATCAATCGATTTACCGCTTCCGGGGAGCCGAAGTGGACTACCTTCTGTCTTTTGAGCAGCAGCATCGGGCGACGAAAATCGTCCTGGCGACCAATTATCGATCTGCGGAACCGATTATTGCGACAGCGAAAGCGTCTATCAATCATAATCAAAAGCGGGAACCGAAACATTATACGGGGATCAATCGGTCGGGTGAACGTCCGCTTTTAATCACGCCATCGGATGAACATCGGGAAGCGGTTGAAATTGCCAAGCGGATTGACAGAATGTTGCAAAATGGCGATTCCTCACGCAATATAGCGGTGCTGTATCGAACCAATTTGCAGGGACAGGCTGTCGTCGAACAGTTGGCGCTTCGTTCAATTCCGTTTTCCTTGCAGGAATCGGAAGACCAGTTTTACCGTCGCTGGCAGGTGCACGATCTGGTCTGTTATTTTAAACTGGCTTGCAACCTGTCCGACTGGGATTCTTTCAAGCAGATCGTGAACCGTCCCAATCGGTTTATCAATGAAACCGGACTTCAGACATGGCTTGTTTCGCCAACACAAAACACGGATTTGGCGCAGTTGTCAAAATCGCCGCTGGTTCCCCGCCAACCACGTCACAAGTTGCAGGAACTAACGTGGGATTTGAAGAAAATAACAGGGATGTCGCCGCAGGAGGCACTCCGTTTTGTTCGCAAAAAGATCGGGTATGACCGCTATCTGGAAAGCTTTGTGGCACAGACCGGACAAAATAGGCAAACCGTTTTCGAACCGGTTGAACTGTTGGAACAAATTGTGCGTCCGTTTGGCAGTGTAGCTGATTTTTTAGCCCATGTGGAGAAGCTGAGAAGTGCGATTGATCAGGCGGGAGGAACGGACAATGGTGTCCAGTTTATGACATTCCATAGAGCTAAAGGGTTGGAATTCAAAACCGTTTTCCTGGTGGGGGTGGTGAATGGGATTGTGCCGCATAACAAATCATTGTCAGCGAAACACGGGATGGAAGCGTTGGAGGAAGAACGGCGGCTGTTTTATGTCGGATTGACAAGAGCGAAAGACCGGTTGATTCTGTCGGCGCCCAAACAGTATCGGGGAGAAAAAGTAAAACAAAGTCCGTTTCTTAAAGAAATTGCGGACACTATCCGATTGGCTGAAGTTGGTCCTTGA
- a CDS encoding substrate-binding domain-containing protein, translating into MSATIYDVAREAGVSMATVSRVLNGTAVVKDETKKKVLDAIQTLGYRPNAVARGLASKKTKTIGIIVPDVSAPFVAEMVRGMEDIATMYNYQIILSNSDAQADREIDLIGTMWEKQVDGVLFMGSQVTEELLQAFEQAQLPVVLCSTIDPEGRIPSVNIDNRQAAFDATRFLIEKGCKRILFLSGSSDHAVVGTPRQEGYQKALKQAGLPPQILECPSLRYEDGLKMLRESFHQIVVPDGVIAVSDELGVAAIHACLDAKLQVPDQVKVISFDNTRLAVMVRPELTTISQPIYDMGAVAMRFMTKLIHHENVEEYSFRLPYEITVRKST; encoded by the coding sequence ATGAGCGCAACGATTTATGACGTAGCGAGAGAAGCAGGTGTCTCGATGGCAACCGTTTCACGTGTATTGAATGGGACAGCGGTTGTTAAAGATGAAACTAAAAAAAAGGTACTTGACGCCATACAAACGCTTGGATACCGACCGAATGCGGTGGCCCGCGGACTGGCAAGCAAGAAAACAAAAACAATCGGAATTATTGTACCTGATGTGTCGGCTCCATTTGTGGCGGAAATGGTTCGTGGCATGGAAGATATCGCCACTATGTACAATTATCAGATCATCTTGAGCAATTCGGATGCACAGGCAGACCGGGAAATTGATCTCATCGGTACGATGTGGGAAAAACAGGTAGATGGCGTGTTGTTTATGGGCAGTCAGGTAACAGAGGAGTTGCTGCAGGCATTCGAGCAAGCGCAGTTACCGGTTGTACTCTGTTCGACGATTGATCCGGAAGGACGCATTCCTTCTGTTAACATTGACAATCGGCAGGCTGCTTTCGACGCTACCCGTTTTTTGATTGAAAAAGGTTGCAAAAGAATTTTATTTCTTAGCGGAAGCTCGGATCATGCGGTGGTCGGCACCCCTCGTCAGGAAGGGTATCAAAAAGCGTTGAAGCAAGCCGGGTTGCCACCACAAATTCTGGAATGTCCAAGTCTCCGTTATGAGGATGGCCTGAAAATGCTCAGGGAATCATTTCACCAAATCGTCGTGCCCGATGGCGTCATAGCGGTGAGCGACGAACTGGGTGTGGCTGCCATCCATGCCTGTTTGGATGCCAAATTGCAGGTGCCCGATCAGGTAAAAGTAATTTCGTTTGACAATACACGCCTGGCTGTCATGGTTCGGCCGGAACTCACAACGATTTCACAACCCATTTATGATATGGGGGCCGTCGCAATGCGATTCATGACCAAACTGATCCACCATGAAAACGTAGAAGAATATTCCTTTCGTTTACCCTACGAAATAACCGTCAGAAAATCTACCTGA
- a CDS encoding adaptor protein MecA gives MLVERLGKNKVRIFISYEDLEERGIDRDEIWQNGRKVQELFWDMMERAYLEVGFEVMGPIAVEAFTMPTEGVAVIVTQVPAIPEEADKSKDEADEDEEPVILVDQADGVLFVFDDFENVLSAAKAVHAWLDISASLYHYKDRYYLYVSDGQLEQTDTDSLWSIFHEYGNLAVTTKAVLDEYGKLIVADRAIETLLQYFN, from the coding sequence ATGCTGGTAGAAAGACTCGGTAAAAATAAAGTTCGAATTTTTATCAGTTACGAAGATTTGGAAGAACGTGGCATTGACCGTGATGAAATATGGCAAAATGGCCGAAAAGTGCAGGAACTTTTTTGGGATATGATGGAACGCGCTTATTTGGAAGTGGGTTTTGAAGTGATGGGACCGATTGCTGTGGAGGCGTTCACCATGCCAACCGAAGGGGTGGCAGTAATCGTAACGCAGGTTCCAGCGATTCCAGAAGAAGCGGACAAGTCGAAAGATGAGGCGGATGAGGATGAAGAACCGGTCATTCTTGTCGATCAGGCGGACGGCGTTCTGTTTGTGTTCGATGATTTTGAAAATGTACTGTCTGCCGCCAAAGCGGTGCATGCTTGGCTGGACATAAGCGCATCCCTATACCATTATAAGGATCGCTACTACCTGTACGTATCTGATGGTCAATTGGAACAGACGGATACCGACTCACTTTGGTCCATTTTCCACGAATACGGAAATTTGGCCGTTACAACCAAAGCTGTGCTGGATGAATACGGAAAACTGATTGTGGCCGATCGCGCCATTGAAACGCTCCTGCAGTATTTCAATTAA
- a CDS encoding DUF441 domain-containing protein — MMTGELILVFLIVIGIIGRASILATAASVLLILKLTNLQRYFPMLERRGLEIGLLFLMIAVLVPLINGKIQSKELWGTFLTISGICALLGGIFATYLNGQGLTMLKMEPQLMLGLVIGSIIGIVFLKGIPVGPLMAAAIAAMLMKLYQWLR, encoded by the coding sequence TTGATGACAGGGGAACTCATACTTGTTTTTTTGATTGTCATCGGCATTATCGGCAGGGCCAGTATTCTTGCAACCGCTGCCAGTGTATTGTTAATTTTAAAACTTACCAATCTGCAACGATATTTCCCGATGTTGGAGAGACGCGGTCTGGAGATCGGTCTGCTGTTTCTGATGATCGCGGTCCTGGTTCCATTAATCAACGGGAAAATACAGTCTAAAGAGTTATGGGGTACTTTTCTGACGATTTCCGGCATTTGTGCACTGCTGGGCGGTATTTTTGCCACGTATTTAAACGGGCAGGGCCTGACCATGTTAAAAATGGAGCCCCAACTGATGCTGGGTCTGGTGATCGGTTCCATCATCGGGATTGTTTTCTTGAAAGGGATTCCAGTTGGCCCCTTAATGGCGGCGGCGATCGCAGCCATGCTGATGAAACTGTACCAATGGCTTCGGTAA
- a CDS encoding phosphosulfolactate synthase translates to MAEVSLQKPWEFILDDPLPGRNEKPRISGWTMLIDTGLGIRQTMDLAEIASGYIDFLKIGFGTSQLYGKSLLLNKINMLRDYQIHVYPGGTLLESAVMQNRWKEFMQEAKKIGFSAIEVSDGTLSISKGLRKQLIEEARDLGFLVLSEVGKKEEGTHLPIAEQLEIIEQDLEAGACKVIMEGRESGKSVGIYEANGNIRENDMDFLLNKISSPDLIIWEAPLKSQQQELIARLGGNVNLGNIAPHDILSVEALRRGLRSDTLRHAVQNQRESEMYVANPSRFMTSIYVEGQ, encoded by the coding sequence ATGGCCGAAGTATCGTTGCAGAAACCTTGGGAATTTATCCTTGACGATCCGCTGCCTGGACGAAACGAAAAACCCCGCATCAGCGGATGGACCATGTTAATCGATACAGGTTTAGGAATACGGCAAACGATGGATTTGGCGGAAATCGCAAGTGGTTATATTGATTTTTTGAAAATCGGCTTTGGAACTTCCCAACTCTACGGAAAGTCATTACTGCTGAACAAAATCAACATGCTGCGTGATTATCAGATTCATGTGTACCCGGGCGGGACTCTGCTTGAATCGGCTGTCATGCAGAACCGTTGGAAAGAATTCATGCAAGAGGCGAAAAAAATCGGATTCTCCGCCATCGAGGTATCGGACGGTACGCTTTCTATTTCAAAAGGATTACGGAAACAGCTGATCGAAGAAGCAAGGGATTTAGGGTTTTTGGTATTGAGCGAAGTCGGCAAAAAAGAAGAGGGCACACATCTGCCAATTGCGGAACAATTGGAAATCATTGAGCAAGATTTGGAAGCAGGCGCCTGTAAGGTCATCATGGAAGGACGCGAATCAGGTAAATCAGTAGGAATTTATGAAGCAAACGGCAACATACGTGAAAATGATATGGATTTTCTGCTGAACAAAATTTCATCGCCTGATTTAATTATTTGGGAAGCCCCTCTTAAATCTCAACAGCAGGAATTAATCGCTCGGCTGGGGGGGAATGTGAACCTCGGCAATATCGCCCCGCATGACATTCTGTCCGTAGAAGCGTTGCGGCGGGGGTTGCGGAGCGATACACTGCGGCACGCTGTGCAAAACCAACGGGAGAGCGAGATGTATGTCGCGAATCCGAGCCGTTTCATGACCTCGATCTATGTCGAGGGACAATGA
- a CDS encoding MFS transporter: MEQTASNGKKLSLLPLIALGSVPLIMVLGNSMLIPILTTMQEELNISKFQASLVITLFSVPAGIIIPLAGFLSDRFNRKTVIIPSLILYALGGLIAGVAAWLLDKPFGVIMAGRVLQGIGAAGTAPIAMALAGDIFKGAARSQALGLIEASNGLGKVLSPILGVLVAFIVWYAAFFAFPVLCIPAALAIWFFIKEPKKKSEPQSIKQYVSSLKSIFEKEWKWLMTAYFTGASALFILFGVLFYLSQILEEQYKIDGLPKGGILAIPLLAMSSTSYITGAKIKKRKGLMKSLIVTGMLLVAVPLGLAAIIKNTYILLALLVISGIGTGLVLPCLNMLITSAVNMEKRGIVTSFYGSVRFLGVAIGPPVFTWLMEISRAVMFFSVAGLALVAAGLSMWLIRVPDSEKKPPAPTPGSIPHETMRNILAKKKARA; the protein is encoded by the coding sequence ATGGAGCAAACAGCATCGAACGGAAAGAAACTTTCTTTGCTGCCTTTGATTGCCCTTGGCAGCGTCCCGCTCATTATGGTATTAGGAAACTCCATGTTGATTCCGATTTTAACAACGATGCAGGAAGAGCTGAACATCTCCAAATTTCAGGCCAGTCTTGTGATCACACTATTTTCAGTCCCTGCCGGTATCATCATTCCGTTGGCCGGTTTTTTGTCAGATCGATTCAATCGGAAAACGGTCATCATTCCCTCCTTGATTCTCTATGCACTGGGAGGGTTAATCGCCGGAGTTGCCGCTTGGCTTCTGGATAAGCCATTCGGGGTAATCATGGCCGGTCGTGTATTGCAAGGAATTGGCGCTGCGGGTACGGCACCGATTGCGATGGCATTGGCGGGTGACATTTTTAAAGGAGCGGCTCGCAGCCAAGCACTAGGATTAATCGAGGCTTCAAACGGTTTAGGGAAAGTGTTAAGCCCTATTCTAGGCGTTCTTGTCGCTTTTATTGTATGGTATGCCGCCTTCTTCGCTTTTCCGGTGCTTTGTATACCTGCCGCTCTGGCCATTTGGTTTTTCATTAAAGAACCGAAGAAAAAGAGTGAACCCCAATCCATTAAACAGTACGTATCGTCTTTAAAATCAATTTTTGAAAAAGAATGGAAGTGGCTGATGACTGCTTACTTTACAGGGGCGAGTGCTCTTTTTATTTTGTTCGGCGTATTGTTTTACCTCTCACAGATTCTGGAAGAACAATATAAAATCGACGGTCTTCCAAAAGGCGGTATTCTGGCGATTCCGCTGTTGGCCATGTCCTCTACCTCCTATATTACCGGCGCCAAAATCAAAAAACGAAAAGGCTTGATGAAAAGCTTGATTGTAACAGGCATGCTGCTTGTGGCAGTGCCACTGGGACTTGCCGCAATCATCAAAAATACGTATATACTCCTGGCGCTGCTCGTTATAAGCGGTATCGGAACCGGTCTCGTCCTCCCATGCCTTAATATGTTGATTACCTCCGCCGTCAATATGGAAAAACGCGGGATTGTTACATCGTTTTACGGTTCGGTTCGTTTTTTGGGAGTTGCGATTGGACCACCCGTATTTACTTGGCTGATGGAAATTTCAAGAGCTGTCATGTTTTTCTCAGTGGCAGGCTTGGCCCTGGTGGCAGCCGGTTTATCGATGTGGTTGATTCGGGTTCCCGACTCGGAAAAAAAGCCTCCTGCTCCCACCCCCGGTTCCATCCCGCACGAAACGATGCGAAATATATTGGCAAAAAAGAAAGCACGGGCGTAA
- a CDS encoding trans-sulfuration enzyme family protein: protein MNIETKLAQAGNRQDPLTGAVSLPIHHATTFAHPAFGQSTGFDYTRTLNPTRKVLEETIADLENGKRGFAFASGMAAIACLVELFDPGDHLISTNDLYGGTYRLFEQILRRKGIETSYVDSTDLSQVKAAVQPNTKAIFIETPTNPTMKITDIAGCVSIAAEHGLLTIVDNTFMTPYFQRPLDLGADIVLHSGTKYLGGHNDVLCGLLAVKDEKLGERLFFLQNSIGAVLGPQDSWLMIRGMKTLALRMEKHQENAAKVAAWLATHPAVTTVYFPGLDGAPGKSVHDQQCTGAGGMLSFEVEHESMIEPILANLKMITFAESLGGVESLMTYPAKQTHFDIPKEVREAYGVTDRLLRFSVGIEHADDIIHDLAQALQAAKSEVAAK, encoded by the coding sequence ATGAACATTGAGACAAAATTGGCGCAAGCAGGCAATCGGCAGGATCCGCTGACAGGTGCGGTCTCGTTGCCGATTCATCACGCTACCACTTTTGCGCATCCGGCATTTGGACAAAGCACAGGTTTTGATTACACTCGAACGCTAAATCCCACCCGAAAAGTACTGGAAGAAACAATTGCCGATCTTGAAAACGGGAAGCGGGGATTCGCTTTTGCATCCGGTATGGCGGCGATTGCCTGTCTGGTGGAACTGTTCGACCCGGGCGATCATCTGATCTCCACAAACGATCTGTATGGCGGCACTTACCGGTTGTTTGAACAGATTTTGCGGCGGAAAGGGATTGAAACAAGCTATGTCGATTCCACCGACCTGTCGCAGGTAAAGGCGGCGGTACAGCCCAACACCAAAGCGATTTTTATCGAGACGCCAACCAATCCCACCATGAAAATCACAGATATTGCAGGATGTGTATCGATTGCTGCCGAACATGGACTGCTTACGATCGTTGACAATACGTTCATGACCCCTTATTTTCAGCGTCCGTTGGATTTGGGAGCCGATATTGTGCTGCACTCGGGAACAAAGTATCTGGGCGGCCATAATGATGTGTTATGCGGTTTGCTGGCGGTAAAAGACGAGAAGCTGGGCGAGCGTCTTTTCTTCCTGCAAAATTCAATTGGCGCCGTTTTGGGCCCACAGGACAGCTGGTTAATGATCCGCGGCATGAAGACGTTGGCTCTCCGCATGGAAAAACATCAGGAAAACGCAGCAAAAGTCGCCGCCTGGCTGGCCACCCACCCGGCTGTTACAACTGTTTATTTTCCAGGGTTGGATGGTGCGCCCGGCAAATCGGTGCATGATCAACAGTGCACAGGGGCCGGCGGCATGCTTTCGTTTGAAGTGGAACATGAGAGCATGATTGAACCGATTTTGGCAAATCTGAAAATGATTACATTTGCGGAAAGTCTGGGCGGCGTCGAATCGTTGATGACGTATCCGGCCAAACAGACCCATTTTGATATTCCCAAAGAGGTGCGGGAAGCTTACGGCGTAACCGACCGACTGCTGCGGTTTTCTGTCGGGATTGAACATGCAGACGATATTATTCATGATCTGGCGCAGGCGCTGCAGGCGGCCAAATCGGAGGTGGCGGCCAAATGA
- a CDS encoding trans-sulfuration enzyme family protein, producing the protein MKFETRTLHTGFEIDKQTGASSVPIFQASTFHQEDWDGHQEFDYARSGNPTRQALEKIIAELEGARYGYAFASGMAAISGVLLTLPTGSHVVACEDIYGGTFRALTRVFSRLGIETTFVDASRIEQMEAAIRPDTKLLMLETPSNPTLKIIDLKKAADLAKQKGIVTVVDNTFMSPYLQRPHELGIDVVVHSGTKFLGGHSDVVAGLVTVNDPALAKEIYLIQNGFGGILGPQDCWLLMRGIKTLAVRMKESQQSATEIACYLAKHPRIRQVYYPGLEDHPDREIHFQQAKGPGAVLSFDLGNAEKVKTFVEHVQLPLFAVSLGAVESILSYPVRMSHASMPPQERKKRGISDGLLRLSVGLEDVNDLLKDIEQALEKI; encoded by the coding sequence ATGAAATTTGAGACGCGAACACTTCATACAGGATTTGAAATCGACAAACAGACGGGCGCCTCCAGCGTACCGATTTTTCAGGCATCGACTTTTCACCAGGAGGATTGGGATGGGCATCAGGAGTTTGATTATGCCCGTTCCGGCAACCCGACCCGACAGGCCTTGGAAAAAATCATTGCGGAGCTGGAAGGAGCCCGTTACGGCTATGCATTCGCTTCCGGCATGGCGGCCATCAGCGGCGTCCTGCTGACGCTCCCGACCGGGTCTCATGTGGTGGCTTGCGAAGACATTTATGGAGGCACGTTCCGGGCGCTGACACGCGTATTTTCCCGATTGGGCATTGAGACGACGTTTGTGGATGCCAGTCGAATCGAACAAATGGAAGCGGCTATACGACCGGATACCAAACTTCTGATGCTTGAAACACCGTCGAATCCGACCTTGAAGATTATCGATCTGAAGAAGGCGGCCGATCTTGCCAAACAAAAAGGGATTGTTACCGTAGTCGACAATACGTTCATGTCTCCCTACTTACAGCGGCCGCATGAATTGGGCATCGACGTAGTGGTTCATTCCGGAACCAAGTTTTTGGGCGGCCATTCGGATGTCGTGGCAGGTCTTGTAACGGTTAACGATCCGGCTTTGGCAAAAGAAATTTATCTCATTCAAAACGGTTTTGGGGGGATTCTGGGTCCGCAGGATTGTTGGCTATTGATGCGGGGAATCAAGACTCTGGCTGTTCGTATGAAAGAAAGTCAACAGTCTGCTACGGAGATTGCCTGTTATTTGGCGAAACATCCGCGTATCCGACAGGTGTATTATCCGGGACTGGAAGATCATCCGGACAGAGAGATTCATTTTCAACAGGCGAAAGGGCCTGGCGCGGTACTGTCGTTTGATCTGGGAAATGCGGAAAAAGTGAAAACTTTTGTGGAGCATGTGCAATTGCCGCTATTTGCTGTCAGTCTCGGTGCGGTGGAAAGCATTTTGTCCTATCCGGTACGGATGTCGCATGCCTCAATGCCTCCGCAAGAACGAAAAAAACGGGGAATCAGCGATGGGCTGCTCCGTTTGTCTGTTGGTTTGGAGGATGTAAATGATTTGTTGAAGGATATTGAGCAGGCATTGGAGAAAATATAA